The Sabethes cyaneus chromosome 3, idSabCyanKW18_F2, whole genome shotgun sequence DNA window cacacacacacacacacacacacacacacacacacacacacacacacacacacacacacacacacacacacacacacacacacacacacacacacacacacacacacacacacacacacacacacacacacacagacattgctcaaatcgtcgaaccctatcgattggtatatgtgacttggccctccgggcctcggatcaatttcgtgtttttcgaccaatttttaaacctttgttatagtataacaaaggtaaaaacatagCTAGTAGCGAGGCGGCGACTGCCTTTAGCAGCTGAAAAAAGTATGTTTTTTGACaacaatttttcgaaaatacaagtaaattgtgtttgtgtgaattacATGTATGGTTCAGTGATTCGAGATGATGTTCTTATCAAAAGATTCTGAAAATATGGAtgaaatagtgcatttttagcTTATTTATTACAATTACTTTCTTAtttactgattaaaataggtgacccTGCTGAATTCGTTCCCTACCCTACTGCTATCTAGTAATTTTTTACATAAATGAATGCTTCAATTATTGAACGGAACATAAGAAGCATTCTAAATTCAAACCAATTTGGATCGACTAAATTACAGCTTAGGATCCGTACCCATCAGTCACAAAAGACAAACATTAATGGTTGTCGACAAGTTTACTTCCACAATGTGACTCTTGTcatatcaacaacaacaactaacaAGACACGAACGGTAACGAACAATTTTTCGATAAAAACTCAACATCGTCAACAAGTCGGTTCGCAGTTGACGCGATGAAGTTGGTGCGGGCATTTTCCTCGAAACGGCCGGTCCTCCGGTTGGGACTGAAAATGCTGCAACTGATTAGCCTGTGGGGCGATTCGCATCGGTTCAAGTACACGTATGCGTTGCTGCTCGCTTTCATCGCTGGAACTTGGCTCATTCCGAAGATCTTTCTCGGCTCCGGAAAGGAAGGTTTCGAATCCTTTCTGCGGAACATTGCCGAACTGATTTTCCTGTCGGAGAATGTTATCACGCTTGGATGTTTCGTGCTGCGCGTTCGTTCCTTTGGACGGTTGGTTGATGTGTTGGAACGCATATTCCTCCGCCGGTGGCCGGATCCGCTGCAGTCGGAAATCGAATCAATCAACCGGGAGCTGGACAAGGCTTCCAAGTCGTATATAGTTTACTTATTCTCAATGTGGGTTTTCTTTGTGGTTAGCCCAATACTGTTTACGGTAGCGAAAATATTGCTTTGGGATGAAACCGAGCGAGGTGATTTTGTGCTACACAATGAGACGCAGTGAGTTTCATAATCTATTGTTTGGAATATGTCGTTGTGAAAGATTTTTCAGATTCTACTGGTTTGATGCTCGCCGAAACATACTCCATTACTGCATTTTTGCCGCATTCTGTTGTATGGCATCTTCCTGTTCAGCGTACATTATCACCCTAAAAGGGGCACTTTTCCAAGTGATAATACGCTACGGTTACAAACTGTTCGAACTTGTGACGAAACGAATTACCACATTGGCACGGTTCGAGCGAGTTGAAGATCGTCGGGCTGAACTGCATGAGATCATACAGTTGCATCAGATGACGTTGGAGTATCTCGGACACCTGGAAAGCACTATGAGTTTCATCTTGTTGAATCAAACCCTTAGCTGCCTTCTGGTTTGGTGCCTGATGTTGTTTTACGTTTCATCGGTGAGTGCATTTGATCGTTACTTAAAGGGACATTTTTAAATTTCCTACTATTTTCCAGAACTTTGGATTGGATGCCGCAAACGTTATGATTCTGTTCATTGTGCTGCTAGTGGAAATGCTAGTTTATTGCAAGAATGGCACCATCCTAAGCGAGAAGGTAGGTAACCTTCAATATTTGATTCCCAAATTAGGGATagctaattattatttaacCCCACAACAGGCTGCACAAGTAGCAAACGCTATTTACGTCTACGACTGGTACAAAGATCCCATCGATATGCAACGGAAGGTTATGCTGATGATAGAACGTGCTCAAAAACCTGCCGGAATAACGGCGGCTGGTTTCTATTATGTTAACATACAAAGATTCGGAGCGACGGCCCAGGCCACCTACTCGTATTACTTGATTTTGAAAAATCGGTTTTAGTTCATTAGCTGTGAAATAATATGTAgtattaaaatattattttgattTCTACTGATTTCTACTGATTATATTTAAGACAGGTgtgaaataagttttttttgaaaaactaaaatataaaCAATCAAGTTAAAAAACCGTTCTTCTAGTCcacattttttcagttttcgttATAGAAAAATCCAAATAGGTGGGATTCTCCTTTCCCTTATTCTGCTTATTATTTCAAAATCATCACCAGTCATTCCCCCAAGTACAGCTTATTTCCAGCATAACATTTCATTTTGCTACACTTTTACCCTCCTCTAGGCTCTAGCATCTGTCGAATGTTCCCATGTCAGTAGAAATTTCCAGCCATCTTATAACGCAGAAATAATGAATACCTGTTCGTCTCGGTCGGAAATACTGAACATACTGTGTGTAGTTTTCCACCACTCGCAGCACTCGCTGGGCACCCATGTCGTCGGATAGACCAGCGCAGCGAACCAAACGGTGTGGCGCTTGCTTCAAAGTGCATTATTTTTATTCCAATATCTTGCACAAACTGCgtccggcagcagcagcagcggcagcagctgGCAGCCATCAGTGGTCATGAAACAGCATCAGATCCATGTCGGAAACGAACCCCCGCCTCACCCCACCTCGGTCGTGTTTCCATTTTCCCCAACTCATCTCTACATGTCCGGTATTGCTTCTTTGTAACGAAAAGGAAATTGCACCGGTAAAGCAAAATCCTAGCGCACTGCGGCGAAAGCTTGCTACAAGTTGAGCAATCCAGGTCAATTATTTTCCGCAGCTCGCAGTCGCATTCGGCTCCACTCGCTCCCATGGTATCCATAAAGTTCATATTTATGGCTACCAATCTCGTTCGGCTGATTGTCGTAGTTGTCCTTTGGCCGCGCTTTTCTGGTCGCATCGGATGGTAGGTAGGCACCTGGCTAGCAAGTGGCGCGCACTAGTTCAATAGAAATGGTCTTTTTCCGGAATCATCCGCAGTTCTACAACAATGAACTCAATTACGGAATGACGGCCGGTGCACAAGTTAGGCAGGATAGTTTTCCGAGCTGGCTGCGGTTCGGGGGTTTGCTCGTTTCTCTCGCGGGACTGACAGCAATGCATATCGCGCGGCCGCATCGTGTCGGTTTTGCGTAAACAGGCAATTGTAGTTTGTTTTTAGCCACCACGGGTTCGGTTTTGGGACCGTCAGCCAGTTCGGTGTGCGAGGAACCTAAATTGACCATTATTTGGGTGCTGTTGTGCGGAAACGATTCGTATTGAAAGCGATCGGTTCTAACGATATGGGGGTGCCCCGATATCGACGATGTTTTTGTGGTAGATTTTTTTATCCATTCACATTCAATACCATAGGTACTGTACCTTTTTgaacacaaaagaaaaataagtgAATTAAGGTGaaagataattttcatttttttccactCCATTGGTGGGAAGCGTACTTTCAATTCACTAATGGAGGATTATATTTGGAAGCTAACAATTTTGAACTACATGCGCATTTTGTAGCAAGGCACCAATAAATTGACAATCTCAAAGCAAGTCGGCAGTAAAACTGTACATCATTCAAAAAATGAGTAACattgaaagaaattaatcaaTGCCGAAGAATGCA harbors:
- the LOC128739440 gene encoding odorant receptor 49b-like, yielding MKLVRAFSSKRPVLRLGLKMLQLISLWGDSHRFKYTYALLLAFIAGTWLIPKIFLGSGKEGFESFLRNIAELIFLSENVITLGCFVLRVRSFGRLVDVLERIFLRRWPDPLQSEIESINRELDKASKSYIVYLFSMWVFFVVSPILFTVAKILLWDETERGDFVLHNETQFYWFDARRNILHYCIFAAFCCMASSCSAYIITLKGALFQVIIRYGYKLFELVTKRITTLARFERVEDRRAELHEIIQLHQMTLEYLGHLESTMSFILLNQTLSCLLVWCLMLFYVSSNFGLDAANVMILFIVLLVEMLVYCKNGTILSEKAAQVANAIYVYDWYKDPIDMQRKVMLMIERAQKPAGITAAGFYYVNIQRFGATAQATYSYYLILKNRF